AATCATATCTGTAATAAGAGATAATATGGACAGTCTGAAGAGTGGAGATATTACTGTACGCACGCAAAAGTCTGGTGATGCCGCATATATAGCTTATAGACATTGCGTTCTTTACGAAAAAGAATACGGACTTTGCGGAACTTTTGAGCAGTACGTGCTGGACAGCCTGGTTAAATATATTGAGCACAGGTCCGAAGGGGAAATCTGGGTAGCAGAGTATAATGGTCAGATTGTTGGCTTTATAGGAGTTGTCAGTACAGACAAAAATACAGCGCAGCTCAGATGGTTTTTAATAGAGCCAGAATTTCGCGGAACAGGCTTGGGCAGACAGTTGATGACCATAGCAGTCGACTACTGCAAACAAAAAAAGTTCAGTCGAGTATTTTTGTGGACAATGCAGGGTTTGGAGGTTGCATACCATTTGTATAGTAGTTTTGGATTTATTCCTGTAGAACAGGTCGAAAATAATACATGGAAAAGAGGTGTGGTAGAAGAGCGCTGGGAACTTTTATTGGAATCTGTGTAAAACCGGGCAGTCGCTTAACTCGTTATATGTTTCTAATACTTTTTACGTTAAATAAAACAGAATATCGAAGGACAAATATCGAGTTTAAAAATCAATTGGAATGATAACGTTTTTTCATATTTATCGTTTTTGTCATTTTTGTGCATATAATATTTAGAACATCGTGAGCAAGATCTATTAATACAAGGATTGAAACTGCTTGTGCATCCAGCCGGCTATCAAGCAGCTGGCTTATTCGAGAGCAAAATCCACTAAAACAAGGATTGAAACCACAATTGGACTCGACTATGAACTTATTGAGGTAAAATTCGAGAGCAAGATCCACTAAAACAAAGATTAAGGCCTTTTCGATTTTTGCCAGCATTCATACTGTTTGCTTCTTTTCATATTGACGTTTCAGGCTCTCAAGTGCATATCTTCAGCATACACCGAAGCCAGGAGTTAAAGCCAAAAATATGATAGTGGGGTCAATCTTGCGTTCGCATTTTATAATATCAGTCCTCCTAGCAGTTTCCCTTGAACATTCTTTGGGAAATATTTTTGAAGAGGATTTTAGAGAGTAATTTTAGAGTAGAGGTTTTTCAGAGCAGATTAGAATGAGCATATATGATTACATATAGTTTTATGGAATGATTATTATAAAACTATATGTAAAAAACTGAATTATCCCTTAACCGATGACCAATGAATGAGGTCTTGGTTAAAGAAAGGACTGATTTGCCTTGCTGGATGTATTGGAGGCAGGATTCTGGGGCCTCATTGCGGGTCTGGGTTTGTTTTTGGGTGCTCTGGTCGGCTATTTTGTGGAACTTCGCCACCACGTGATTGCCACGATCATGGGGTTTGGTGGAGGCGTTCTGATTTCGATTTTGTCTTTCGATCTCATGGAAGAAGCGTATGAGCTGACAGGATTTGAAATGACCGCCGCTGGGTTTTTAGCAGGCGGCTTAGTTTTTAG
The genomic region above belongs to Methanosarcina horonobensis HB-1 = JCM 15518 and contains:
- a CDS encoding GNAT family N-acetyltransferase, which translates into the protein MDSLKSGDITVRTQKSGDAAYIAYRHCVLYEKEYGLCGTFEQYVLDSLVKYIEHRSEGEIWVAEYNGQIVGFIGVVSTDKNTAQLRWFLIEPEFRGTGLGRQLMTIAVDYCKQKKFSRVFLWTMQGLEVAYHLYSSFGFIPVEQVENNTWKRGVVEERWELLLESV